The Armatimonadota bacterium genomic sequence CCGGCGCCCATCGGACCGTCGATCGCGATCGTCATCGGGCGCCTCATGGCTGCCCCTCCAACGACGGCAACACGACCGGCCCGCCGGTCTGGGGATGGGACGCCACCAGGGCCTCCGCGCCGTAGACCTTCCTGACGAGCCCCGGGGTCAAGACCTCGGCGGACGGTCCGTGCGCGACCACCCGCCCATCGCTCAACAGGGCGATCTGGTCACAGAACAGTGCCGCGAGGTTCAGCTCGTGCATCGCCGCGATCGTCGTGATGCCCTCGCCGCACAGCGAGCGCAGGAGGCGCATCGCCTGGACCTGGTGCGCGATGTCCAGGTGTGCGGTCGGCTCGTCGAGGACCAGCACCCGTGCACCCTGGGCCAGGGCGCGGCTCAAGAGCACGCGCTGCCGTTCGCCGCCGCTGGTCTGGTGGAAGGGCCGGCGGGCGAGGTGCGCGGTCCCGGTGCGCTCCATCGCACGAAAGGCCGCCTGACGGTCCGCCGCGGACCAAGCCATCCCTCCGGCGTGGGCATACCGGCCCATGGTCACTACCTCGAGGCAGGTGAACCCCACCGGCGACGCCGGGTCCTGCGGGAGGTAGGCCAGCAGCCGCGCCCGATCCCTCGGTCCCAGATCGCCGATCGCCCAGCCGCCCACGCGCACCCCACCTCCCCACGGCCTGAGCAACCCCGCCACGCAGCGAAGCAGCGTCGTCTTGCCGGCGCCGTTCGGCCCGCACACTGCGGCCAGTACGCCGTGCCCGATGGACACCGAGACGCCCCGCAGCACGTCGACGTCCCCATAGCCGGCGCGAAGGTCGTGGACTTCCACCGCCGACAGATGCCGTCCCCGTGCGGACGGGCCATCTTGGCGCGCACTCACGGGCGCCGTCACCGGAACCGGTCGGCGTGGAGCCGGCTTGCGATCTGCTCCAGGCCCAACACCAGTCGGGGGCCGGGCCGCGACACCCACGCGGGTGTCAATGCGTAGACCCGTCGGTTCCGCACCGCTGCGATCCGCCCCCACCCCTCCCGCCCCAGAATCCGCTGCGCGCTCGTACCCATCGACAGGATCACCTCGGGGTCGCGGGCAACGATCTGCTCCTCGGAGACCTGCGGCCACCCGACGAGGTCACCGAAGACGTTGGCGCCTCTCGCCAGCCGCAACAGGTCGTCCACGAAGGTATCGCGTCCGGCGGTCATGAACGGCTGATCCCACACCTCCACGAACACGCGCGGTCTGGGCAGGCCGGCAACCGCCTGCACGACGCGCGCCTCGCGCCCCCGCATGCCCTCGACGACGGCCATGGCCGCACCGGCACGCCCCGTGACCGCGCCCAGGGTCAGGATCGCCTGGTACGTCTGCCGCAGCGTTCGGGGGTCGATCGCCATCACACGGTGTCCCAGCGCCCGGAGCCGCTCCAGCGCCGGACGCTGCAGGCCGGCCACACCCACGACCAGATCCGGGCGGAGGGAGGCGATCCGTTCGTAATCCAGGTGCACACCGCCCACGCGCGGTTTGTGCCGCACATCTGGAGGATGGTCGTCCGCCGAAGACACCCCCACGACCTGTGAGGACGCACCGATCGCAAACAGGATCTCGGTGACGCTCGGCGCGATCGAGACGATCCGTCTCGGCGGCGCGGAAAACACGAGCCGCTGTCCGAGGGCGTCGGTGACGACCAGGGGAGATGCGCCGACCGCCGGTGCGGCCAGCGCCGCCCCAAGTGCCACCAGACAGCCCACGCAGCGCAGGCGACGCGCGCGCCGTCGCACGGACCGCACGCCGCGTCTCCCTACCGCCCCAACAACCCCAGCAGCCACCGCCACATCATGACGAACACCGAAGGCCTGCCGAGGGTTTCCGCGGCAACGAGGTCGACCGATCCGATCCGCCTGCCGTCGGCCAGGAACTCCACGTACCCCACGGTTTGCCCCGCGTCGATCGGCGCGCGCAGGTCCGCGCGGAAGACGACGTGCGTGCGCACTTGCGCGTCGCGATGGATGGACCGAACGACGTCGGACGCCGCCGCCCCGCGGACAACTGAGCCGAACCGGTCCACGCGGTGCTCGCCGAAGACCTGGCCCCGCGAGGCGAGCCGCC encodes the following:
- a CDS encoding cobalamin-binding protein — translated: MRSVRRRARRLRCVGCLVALGAALAAPAVGASPLVVTDALGQRLVFSAPPRRIVSIAPSVTEILFAIGASSQVVGVSSADDHPPDVRHKPRVGGVHLDYERIASLRPDLVVGVAGLQRPALERLRALGHRVMAIDPRTLRQTYQAILTLGAVTGRAGAAMAVVEGMRGREARVVQAVAGLPRPRVFVEVWDQPFMTAGRDTFVDDLLRLARGANVFGDLVGWPQVSEEQIVARDPEVILSMGTSAQRILGREGWGRIAAVRNRRVYALTPAWVSRPGPRLVLGLEQIASRLHADRFR
- a CDS encoding ABC transporter ATP-binding protein, coding for MSARQDGPSARGRHLSAVEVHDLRAGYGDVDVLRGVSVSIGHGVLAAVCGPNGAGKTTLLRCVAGLLRPWGGGVRVGGWAIGDLGPRDRARLLAYLPQDPASPVGFTCLEVVTMGRYAHAGGMAWSAADRQAAFRAMERTGTAHLARRPFHQTSGGERQRVLLSRALAQGARVLVLDEPTAHLDIAHQVQAMRLLRSLCGEGITTIAAMHELNLAALFCDQIALLSDGRVVAHGPSAEVLTPGLVRKVYGAEALVASHPQTGGPVVLPSLEGQP